Proteins encoded together in one candidate division WOR-3 bacterium window:
- a CDS encoding GreA/GreB family elongation factor, with translation MGEELIKLFRIQLGTKKFEEMEASWLELIQLDIPFAELLNLIDLVQRWAPERTPPLLWVLADALTEQKRYQDELVVLRRLVELTPDDSKLTVAITACLQKIYPDEPLLEKMLQKSGLGYGKPLSEALEQFDRYIKMAPGKLVYDPQRGPGKVKKLDLLFDRVTVVFQSGEEAVFDIPLASRLFSFPASEGFFALQETKPQHLQELITNDPAAAIALLLKDTRQWMAPSDIQKYLTAIFGTQNYSNIWEKARRGLSQHPNIELQTRPTRMYRWIEAPNKEKKTVDVSSASSKKITPLLGFDYSRLSAMNHQEIIDAYHRLRTATERKKLLKEVALQRPDDWETLYARIFPITQDNTTQTYIWEKLQSEKPTTYQSLVESTLTSYRTSIHSFLFIAETGTAPYRPILTRLLDLLETEKSRTITNRVKKVLVDNNYQIIRNTLAEITEKEAEKLLDRIHRIRILEPYQQDEINSIFFEKFPVLKTEPEADFIWSSLAGIEKAKAELKRLTEEELPRSAEEIARARSFGDLSENYEYKAAKEKQARLMEKINRLRADLSRAKPIAPERIDISTVTVGCTVTLQDAAGTKYQFSILGPWDSDPENGVISFQSPLAKELIGKRPGDIVKMGDKTLTVAEIKPAL, from the coding sequence ATGGGTGAAGAACTGATAAAACTTTTCCGTATCCAGCTGGGAACCAAAAAATTTGAAGAAATGGAAGCATCCTGGCTGGAACTGATTCAACTCGACATCCCGTTCGCCGAGCTCCTCAACCTTATTGACCTTGTCCAGCGCTGGGCACCAGAAAGAACTCCGCCTTTGCTCTGGGTCCTTGCCGATGCCCTAACAGAACAGAAACGGTATCAGGATGAGTTGGTCGTCTTGCGCCGTCTGGTCGAACTGACACCCGACGACAGCAAATTAACCGTTGCAATTACCGCCTGCCTGCAAAAAATCTATCCTGATGAACCGCTCCTTGAAAAAATGCTCCAGAAATCGGGTTTGGGCTATGGAAAACCGCTATCTGAGGCGCTTGAGCAGTTTGACCGCTATATAAAAATGGCACCAGGGAAATTGGTTTATGACCCGCAGCGTGGACCAGGCAAAGTTAAAAAACTTGACCTTTTGTTCGACCGGGTAACAGTCGTATTCCAATCCGGCGAAGAAGCCGTTTTTGACATTCCTTTAGCAAGCCGTCTTTTCAGTTTTCCTGCATCCGAGGGCTTTTTTGCCCTGCAGGAAACCAAACCGCAACATTTGCAGGAACTCATTACCAACGACCCTGCTGCTGCCATCGCCCTTTTACTCAAAGACACCCGTCAATGGATGGCACCGAGTGACATCCAGAAGTATCTGACCGCCATTTTCGGAACGCAAAATTACTCCAACATCTGGGAAAAAGCACGCCGCGGTCTATCCCAGCATCCCAATATCGAACTCCAGACCCGACCGACTCGGATGTATCGCTGGATTGAGGCACCGAATAAAGAGAAAAAAACGGTTGATGTTTCATCCGCTTCATCCAAGAAAATAACACCTCTTTTGGGTTTTGACTACTCCCGGCTTTCCGCAATGAACCATCAAGAGATAATCGATGCTTATCACCGCCTGCGTACCGCAACCGAAAGAAAGAAACTCCTCAAAGAGGTTGCACTTCAGCGCCCCGACGATTGGGAAACGCTCTATGCCCGTATCTTTCCCATCACCCAGGACAACACAACCCAGACTTACATCTGGGAAAAACTTCAGAGCGAGAAGCCGACTACTTACCAGTCATTAGTGGAATCAACCTTGACCTCCTACCGCACCAGCATCCACTCATTCCTATTTATTGCGGAAACCGGCACTGCTCCCTATCGCCCGATTCTCACCCGCCTCCTTGACCTGCTCGAAACCGAAAAAAGTCGCACCATTACCAACCGGGTCAAAAAAGTTCTGGTCGACAACAACTACCAGATTATCCGTAACACATTAGCCGAAATCACCGAAAAAGAGGCGGAAAAACTGCTGGACCGCATCCACCGTATTCGTATCTTAGAACCGTACCAGCAGGATGAGATAAACAGCATCTTTTTCGAAAAATTCCCGGTGCTGAAAACCGAACCCGAAGCCGACTTTATCTGGAGTTCGTTAGCCGGCATCGAAAAAGCGAAAGCCGAACTGAAAAGATTAACCGAGGAAGAACTGCCCCGTAGCGCCGAAGAAATCGCCCGTGCCCGCAGTTTTGGTGACCTTTCCGAAAACTACGAATACAAAGCGGCAAAAGAAAAACAGGCGCGCCTGATGGAAAAAATCAATCGGTTACGCGCCGACCTTTCCCGGGCAAAGCCCATCGCGCCCGAAAGAATTGACATTAGCACCGTAACCGTCGGGTGTACGGTAACATTGCAGGATGCCGCAGGCACAAAATATCAGTTTTCAATACTCGGGCCCTGGGATTCAGACCCGGAAAACGGCGTCATCTCGTTTCAATCTCCTCTTGCCAAGGAACTCATCGGTAAAAGGCCCGGCGATATAGTCAAGATGGGTGACAAAACCCTGACGGTCGCCGAAATTAAGCCCGCTTTGTAG
- a CDS encoding mechanosensitive ion channel family protein: MSYKDFLVPGGIVICGFLIGWLCELLIRTVLKSLARRTKWQGDDVIIRALQGWLVALFVILALYIAFFFLPVFSQILRTLHRILLVGTILSVTAIIARTVAGFINLYGEKGKGILPSASIFANLSKVIVFILGALVVVNSLGISITPIITTLGLGGLAVALALQDTLANFFAGLHIIITRQIRTGDYIKLESGEEGYITDITWRNTTVRQLNNNVVVVPNAKLAAAVVVNYDLLDKSMAVAVPVGVSYDSDLDKVERVTLEVARKVMREVPGGVPDAEPLIRFHTFGEFSINFTVFLRVKDAISQFPVRHEFIKQLHQRYKDEGIVIPFPIRTVFLHQTGAEDDKSV, translated from the coding sequence ATGAGTTACAAGGACTTTCTTGTGCCGGGGGGGATTGTCATTTGCGGGTTTCTCATCGGATGGTTGTGTGAGCTTTTGATAAGGACGGTGCTGAAAAGTTTAGCCCGGCGCACAAAATGGCAGGGTGACGATGTTATAATTCGGGCTTTGCAGGGGTGGCTTGTTGCCCTTTTTGTCATTCTTGCGCTGTACATTGCTTTTTTCTTTTTGCCGGTTTTTTCCCAGATTCTAAGAACGCTTCATCGGATTTTGTTAGTGGGAACGATTTTATCTGTTACCGCCATTATCGCGCGAACCGTGGCAGGTTTTATCAACCTGTATGGTGAAAAGGGTAAGGGGATACTGCCTTCGGCATCCATCTTTGCCAATTTGAGCAAGGTTATTGTGTTTATACTCGGTGCTCTTGTGGTGGTTAATTCATTAGGCATATCTATTACTCCAATCATCACCACGCTGGGATTAGGGGGGTTGGCAGTGGCGCTGGCGCTCCAAGATACCCTTGCCAACTTCTTTGCCGGTTTGCATATTATCATCACCCGCCAGATAAGGACGGGCGACTATATAAAACTGGAGAGCGGTGAAGAAGGGTATATCACAGACATCACCTGGCGCAATACCACAGTCCGGCAGTTGAACAACAATGTGGTGGTTGTGCCCAATGCTAAACTGGCAGCGGCGGTAGTTGTCAACTACGACCTGCTTGATAAAAGTATGGCGGTGGCGGTGCCGGTGGGTGTAAGTTACGATAGCGACCTAGATAAGGTGGAACGGGTTACGCTGGAGGTGGCGCGGAAGGTGATGCGCGAAGTGCCGGGCGGAGTTCCTGACGCCGAGCCGCTTATCCGATTTCACACATTCGGGGAGTTCAGTATCAACTTTACCGTATTCTTACGAGTAAAGGATGCGATTTCCCAGTTTCCGGTAAGACATGAGTTTATCAAACAGTTACATCAGCGTTATAAGGATGAGGGGATAGTGATTCCGTTCCCGATTCGAACGGTATTCTTGCATCAAACTGGCGCGGAAGATGACAAATCTGTTTGA
- a CDS encoding FAD-dependent thymidylate synthase produces MKVKLAGYNLDADLINNLVKNRRLVPTPEVIAAAYARISRSQKSIEQLRSEARRELKKARQSNRTIVFSMGHHSIAEHAVFNFDITEISRLAVEEIEHHRLASFTERSQRYVQLENQFVVPAEIQNADFLGDYLNIIRLQNEAYHRLIERLKEHFANTKPELKDDPQRIENLAKEDARYITSLATQTQLGMTVNARTLELMLRRLAANELSEVRALAEELYHQAEMVAPSLLIFTGPTDYERNTYPRLREFARTFMTRPFPRRPRNLIAMSASDVTLVDYTQNADNKLLACLMHCASRASYMECFSRSEKQTLARKKEIFKLACQDLQAYDAVLREFEHLYLTFELVISAACFAQLKRHRLTTITVQPYDPDLGWTIPVSIAELKEHKSFKEVLAQTEEVYDKIAAVNPLVAQYVLTNAHQRRVLITLNARELYHLSRLRQDPSAQWDIRDIVGRMVEQARNVMPLTLLLAGGKEDYPRVYQELYGKPPRVTKLELPQEREINNSSKNSPKKAVRHNNEH; encoded by the coding sequence ATGAAAGTAAAACTCGCTGGATACAACCTCGATGCCGACTTGATAAACAACTTGGTTAAAAATCGTCGGTTGGTGCCCACACCGGAGGTCATCGCTGCAGCTTATGCCCGAATCAGTCGCAGTCAGAAGTCGATTGAGCAGTTGCGCAGTGAGGCGCGCCGGGAATTAAAAAAGGCGCGGCAATCCAACCGAACCATTGTGTTCAGTATGGGTCATCATTCTATCGCCGAGCATGCGGTTTTCAATTTCGATATTACCGAAATTTCCCGCCTGGCGGTAGAGGAGATTGAGCATCACCGTTTGGCATCATTTACCGAGCGTTCGCAGCGCTATGTGCAACTGGAAAATCAATTTGTTGTGCCGGCCGAAATTCAGAATGCCGATTTTTTAGGTGACTATCTAAATATCATTCGGCTTCAGAACGAAGCCTATCATCGTCTGATTGAGCGGTTGAAAGAGCATTTTGCTAACACTAAGCCGGAGTTGAAGGATGACCCGCAAAGAATAGAAAATCTGGCAAAAGAGGACGCCCGGTACATCACCAGTCTGGCAACTCAGACCCAGCTCGGGATGACGGTTAACGCGCGCACTCTGGAGTTGATGTTACGACGTCTCGCGGCAAACGAGTTGAGTGAAGTGCGGGCGCTGGCGGAGGAGCTGTACCACCAGGCAGAAATGGTGGCGCCTTCACTATTGATATTTACCGGTCCAACCGATTATGAACGGAATACATATCCGCGCTTGCGGGAGTTTGCCCGAACATTTATGACCCGACCATTTCCGCGCCGTCCCAGGAATCTGATTGCGATGTCGGCATCGGATGTGACGCTCGTTGATTACACGCAGAACGCCGATAACAAACTGCTAGCCTGCCTGATGCATTGTGCCTCCCGCGCATCTTATATGGAGTGTTTTTCCCGGTCAGAAAAGCAGACCCTGGCAAGAAAGAAGGAGATTTTCAAACTGGCGTGTCAGGATTTACAGGCTTACGATGCGGTGCTGCGTGAGTTTGAGCATCTTTACCTGACATTCGAACTGGTCATTTCTGCCGCCTGTTTTGCCCAGTTAAAGCGCCATCGGCTTACAACAATTACGGTCCAGCCTTACGACCCGGATTTAGGCTGGACGATTCCCGTTTCCATAGCAGAGTTAAAAGAGCACAAGAGTTTTAAGGAAGTGCTGGCACAGACCGAAGAGGTTTACGATAAGATTGCGGCGGTCAATCCGCTGGTTGCTCAGTATGTGTTGACCAACGCTCATCAACGGAGGGTACTAATTACGCTGAACGCCCGGGAGTTGTACCATCTGTCACGACTCCGTCAGGACCCTTCAGCCCAGTGGGATATCAGAGATATCGTAGGTAGAATGGTTGAGCAGGCGCGAAATGTGATGCCGTTGACTTTGCTCCTTGCCGGTGGCAAGGAAGATTACCCTCGGGTTTATCAGGAGTTGTATGGTAAACCGCCCCGGGTCACAAAACTTGAACTGCCCCAAGAGCGGGAAATTAACAATAGCAGCAAAAACAGCCCAAAGAAGGCCGTAAGGCATAACAATGAACATTAG
- a CDS encoding T9SS type A sorting domain-containing protein yields MVYFTFFLPMLVWAQLNYLPASNGFYENPALEGGRTELEFADINNDGNVDILSIGDHGSPYINTQEHGVMVWFGDGQGNWSLYQYGNFGYGGIAVGDVNWDGNWDVGYGMHHNYSGEDLGDDMLEVALGDGTGMMWYAWDDSLVRGGTVWGMFNTDFADVNHDGLLDIGACSFGYGVGLRVFLNLGNGTWRKSFGLPESSNCAMEFYFRDVNRDGNPDIICAVAGPAVYFGDGTGNFYPGDSGLPRSNYGLAGISPGDVDNDGGDDLAFVNNTRGIEVWRWNSALRVWQNFSGNLPVADSFYATQLVDMNRDGFIDLLGLQRRAVKIWAGDGQGNWTEMASVPLNNRIVDYEAFRAGADFDHNGYPDFALVVREGAWPNYKNYAYAFRESSPKESLRIFPVFPRGGERFWQGSVQFIDWWSEAPGAESSMVRLEFSTTGSSGPWSLIADSLPNGGRFQWLVPDSISSSNCYIKYTVFKGGEQYSAVTARAFFIGDPTGIEQRSDLLKVGEGIKIQSNPAKGRVRVKFGSTLASQKKVILCDQSGRLVKEITVPAGGTEMVLETRDLGAGVYFINVEGSQVAKFVIAK; encoded by the coding sequence ATGGTTTATTTCACCTTCTTCTTACCGATGCTGGTTTGGGCACAGTTAAATTACCTGCCAGCAAGTAATGGGTTTTACGAAAACCCGGCGCTGGAAGGTGGCCGGACCGAACTGGAGTTTGCCGATATCAACAATGATGGCAATGTGGATATTCTTTCAATCGGTGACCACGGGAGTCCTTATATCAACACTCAGGAACACGGCGTGATGGTCTGGTTTGGCGATGGTCAAGGAAACTGGTCTCTCTATCAGTACGGTAATTTTGGTTATGGCGGAATTGCGGTGGGCGATGTCAACTGGGATGGAAACTGGGATGTAGGTTACGGCATGCATCATAACTATTCAGGCGAAGATCTGGGCGACGATATGTTGGAGGTGGCGTTAGGTGATGGTACAGGCATGATGTGGTATGCGTGGGACGATAGTCTGGTGCGAGGAGGCACGGTCTGGGGAATGTTTAATACTGACTTTGCCGATGTTAACCACGATGGACTTTTGGATATTGGTGCGTGTTCATTTGGTTACGGTGTCGGTTTGCGAGTCTTTCTAAACCTCGGTAATGGTACCTGGCGCAAAAGTTTTGGTTTACCGGAAAGTAGTAACTGTGCTATGGAGTTTTATTTTCGGGATGTAAATCGGGATGGCAACCCTGATATCATCTGTGCCGTTGCCGGTCCAGCGGTCTATTTTGGGGATGGGACAGGGAACTTTTATCCTGGTGATTCGGGATTGCCTCGTTCCAATTACGGATTGGCAGGAATTTCCCCGGGCGATGTTGATAACGATGGTGGCGATGACCTGGCGTTTGTGAATAATACCAGGGGGATAGAGGTATGGCGCTGGAATAGTGCGCTGCGGGTCTGGCAGAACTTTTCGGGGAACCTTCCTGTCGCCGACTCTTTTTATGCAACGCAACTGGTTGATATGAATCGGGATGGGTTTATTGACCTGTTAGGTCTGCAGCGTCGGGCGGTGAAAATCTGGGCAGGTGATGGCCAGGGTAACTGGACCGAGATGGCGAGTGTGCCTCTTAATAACCGAATTGTAGATTATGAGGCATTTCGTGCCGGGGCAGATTTCGACCACAACGGCTATCCCGACTTTGCCCTTGTTGTTAGGGAGGGGGCCTGGCCCAATTATAAAAACTACGCCTATGCCTTTCGCGAGTCAAGCCCTAAAGAAAGTTTAAGAATCTTCCCGGTTTTTCCCCGCGGTGGCGAACGGTTCTGGCAGGGTTCGGTGCAGTTTATTGACTGGTGGAGTGAGGCGCCCGGGGCAGAGTCAAGCATGGTAAGATTGGAGTTTTCAACTACCGGTTCGAGTGGTCCTTGGAGTTTAATTGCCGACAGTTTGCCCAACGGTGGGCGGTTTCAGTGGTTAGTACCCGATAGCATCAGTTCCAGCAACTGCTACATAAAATACACCGTCTTCAAGGGAGGCGAGCAGTATTCAGCGGTAACAGCCCGGGCTTTCTTCATCGGTGACCCGACCGGGATTGAGCAGCGCTCTGATTTACTTAAGGTTGGTGAAGGGATAAAAATCCAGTCCAATCCAGCAAAAGGGCGGGTCCGGGTTAAGTTCGGTTCGACACTGGCAAGCCAGAAAAAGGTAATATTGTGTGACCAGAGCGGCCGGCTGGTCAAAGAAATTACCGTTCCAGCAGGCGGTACTGAGATGGTGCTTGAGACGCGGGATTTGGGTGCCGGAGTTTACTTTATTAATGTTGAGGGCAGTCAAGTTGCCAAGTTTGTCATCGCAAAATAA
- the dnaN gene encoding DNA polymerase III subunit beta produces the protein MHCELDRDVLADVLSSIVQVIPAKTTFPIYQNILLEVTDGELAITGSDGDTALKKRVRLEGKTSAGTALVRGRELNTLVQESSGSTVVLDEDGKMLMVNCGRMKASFVQFPSEDFPSFPQLPEGDVLEFPVATLFEMFDRCGFATSKEENRPILTGINWEISKNESRMVSTDSYRLALITRKVKSSVKAKLLVPPKVFGLLPQDADKVKVHFDHKMIGLVTENMVIVTRMIEGPYPDYERVIPKENFYRVLVNRDGLLAAVRRAVIISQAIGKPISLEFQNNSITVRAENPELGKSEELLDCQYEGELLRIGFNGNLLLEIIRHITTEDVQIEFSSAMAPVFLKPTGQKSGDEDLFILMPIRLD, from the coding sequence ATGCATTGTGAATTAGACCGTGATGTTTTGGCTGATGTGCTTAGCAGCATTGTCCAAGTAATTCCCGCCAAAACCACATTCCCGATATATCAGAACATTTTGCTTGAAGTTACTGATGGTGAACTGGCGATAACCGGCTCTGATGGTGATACAGCACTTAAAAAGAGGGTTCGACTCGAAGGGAAAACCAGCGCTGGCACAGCACTGGTCAGGGGGCGGGAGTTAAACACCTTGGTGCAGGAGAGCAGCGGTTCAACGGTCGTTCTGGATGAAGACGGCAAAATGTTGATGGTGAACTGTGGTCGGATGAAGGCTTCGTTTGTTCAGTTCCCATCAGAAGACTTTCCTTCTTTTCCCCAACTTCCCGAAGGTGATGTATTAGAGTTTCCCGTCGCCACCTTGTTTGAAATGTTCGACCGTTGTGGTTTTGCCACCTCCAAGGAAGAAAACCGGCCAATACTGACAGGAATCAACTGGGAGATTTCTAAGAACGAGTCCCGGATGGTTAGTACCGACAGTTATCGGCTGGCTCTGATCACCCGTAAAGTCAAATCCAGCGTAAAGGCGAAGCTACTTGTTCCCCCCAAGGTTTTTGGGTTATTACCACAGGACGCAGACAAGGTTAAGGTCCATTTCGACCACAAGATGATAGGGCTTGTGACGGAAAATATGGTGATTGTTACGAGAATGATAGAAGGTCCTTACCCTGATTATGAAAGGGTTATACCCAAGGAGAACTTTTACCGGGTGCTGGTCAATCGTGATGGATTGCTGGCGGCGGTGCGGCGTGCGGTGATAATTTCGCAGGCAATTGGTAAGCCGATAAGCTTAGAGTTTCAGAACAATTCAATTACGGTGCGAGCCGAGAATCCGGAACTGGGGAAAAGTGAAGAACTGTTGGATTGTCAGTATGAAGGCGAGTTGTTGCGTATCGGGTTTAACGGTAACCTTTTGCTGGAAATAATCAGGCATATAACGACGGAAGATGTCCAAATCGAGTTTTCCAGCGCGATGGCGCCGGTTTTCTTGAAACCAACCGGACAGAAATCGGGCGATGAGGACCTGTTTATCTTGATGCCGATTCGGCTCGATTAG
- a CDS encoding helix-turn-helix transcriptional regulator → MPREISPIGKNKKKLRKQKGLSQGRLSKLTDISYNTVINLGSGGITNRSIAALPKLAEALNVGVDDLLK, encoded by the coding sequence ATGCCAAGAGAGATTTCGCCGATAGGCAAAAACAAAAAAAAGTTAAGGAAACAAAAGGGCTTGTCGCAAGGCCGACTTTCTAAATTGACTGATATTTCCTATAACACAGTCATAAATCTGGGGTCCGGCGGTATCACCAACCGTTCAATTGCCGCGCTCCCAAAATTAGCCGAAGCCCTTAATGTCGGTGTTGATGATTTATTAAAGTAA
- a CDS encoding N-6 DNA methylase, whose product MAKKPLQNTNHDSLLQLADSLVSGTQNLLREVKTEEDLRIGFEKLLEPIKNELNLKSTPKYEKSVYSGRSDAVHGQVIIEYEPPRSFSSKKNVDHAYEQLVNYLSDEAKETKLTQLVGVGFDGEQIFFVQYQDKNGEKINKAKFFRRGPYDFTPESARTFLIHLRALSRLPLTAENLAQKFGPQSELAPKIVSALANALKYWGDQTHIRTFFNEWKRLFGIVYGGQFTSGHQGKEAETLSKLYKVGRETDFQELLFSVHTYFAFLMKLIAAELLTLRETSFGSSLASQLAHIPDDELKRQLEDIESGGIYARKGITNFLEGDFFRWYLDTFESPELKDAIREIARALSEFEPATSTLDPVSTRDLLKKLYQYLVPQEVRHRLGEYYTPDWLAELLLNEVGYDGNTLKRFLDPACGSGTFLVLAIQRAIRHGREEEGIPDLEIVKRIITNIWGFDLNPLAVIAARTNYLFALGDLVNELPRVEIPIYLTDSILTPTRTTGNLFGEFLEVSTSVGKFQVPAEWVRDGGFLLARAASLVEEMAKNRYSIDEAMARFKKEGLVFSTNEEIVKNFYNQILELEKQNKNGIWARFLKNTFAPMVAGKFDYVVGNPPWIRWEYLSREYREATKNLWDLYGLSIIKESKDILSKGKKDFSMLFTYASADYYLKDGAKLGFLITQEVFKSKGAGEGFRRFQLGDREYLKVLKAHDLVSIQPFEGAMNKTAAIILKKGEKTEYPLPYVLWSKKKGTGKIATDRLLDEVSKLVYRKRMLAKPISSEVSAWQNFETEGDFSKISGSNYYRAKIGARTEPYSIFWLKITTLTNDKNLLVKNIIEGRRKKQIDEKEAKIESRFIYPSFRGADVNRWSSQLTIYTLVLNDPANPNRPFPENNMKLEYPLTYSYLVHFKADLLEREAYKKFHQKAGRPFYTQFNISKDTFMNYKVVWKRMSNDIFACVLSQIKTPFGFKMAIPLDTTSFFPTNNESEAHYLCAIINSNPVRDFIKSFSSAGRGFGTPSVMEHVGIPKFDPKNPLHQKLSEISKKCHRLKAEGKEREVEKLEKENDELVKKLFKIK is encoded by the coding sequence ATGGCTAAAAAACCTTTACAGAATACAAATCACGATTCGCTTCTCCAACTAGCGGATAGTCTTGTTTCTGGCACCCAAAACCTGCTTCGCGAAGTCAAGACTGAAGAAGATTTAAGAATCGGTTTTGAAAAACTTTTGGAGCCGATAAAAAATGAATTAAATCTAAAATCTACCCCCAAATATGAGAAGTCCGTTTATAGCGGCCGTTCAGACGCAGTACACGGACAAGTGATAATTGAGTACGAGCCGCCAAGGTCATTTTCATCAAAGAAAAATGTAGACCATGCTTACGAGCAGTTAGTAAATTATCTATCTGATGAAGCAAAAGAAACAAAACTAACTCAATTGGTAGGCGTGGGTTTTGACGGCGAACAGATTTTTTTTGTTCAATACCAAGATAAAAATGGCGAAAAGATAAATAAGGCAAAATTTTTTAGACGCGGACCCTATGATTTTACTCCCGAAAGCGCCAGAACCTTTTTAATCCATCTGCGAGCTTTGTCTCGGCTTCCTCTTACCGCCGAAAACTTGGCTCAAAAATTTGGTCCGCAAAGCGAACTTGCGCCAAAAATAGTTTCCGCTCTTGCTAATGCTTTGAAGTACTGGGGCGATCAGACGCACATTCGCACATTTTTTAACGAGTGGAAAAGGTTGTTCGGTATTGTCTATGGCGGACAATTTACCAGTGGTCATCAGGGAAAAGAGGCGGAGACTCTTTCCAAACTTTACAAAGTTGGTAGAGAAACGGATTTCCAGGAACTTTTATTTTCTGTCCATACTTATTTCGCCTTTTTAATGAAACTTATTGCCGCCGAACTTTTAACCTTACGAGAAACATCCTTTGGTTCATCTCTTGCCTCTCAACTTGCTCATATTCCTGATGACGAACTTAAAAGACAGCTTGAGGATATAGAAAGCGGCGGAATTTACGCCCGTAAAGGGATTACCAACTTTTTGGAAGGTGATTTTTTTCGCTGGTATCTTGATACTTTTGAGTCCCCGGAGTTGAAAGATGCGATTAGAGAAATTGCAAGAGCCCTTTCCGAGTTTGAACCGGCAACCAGCACTTTAGACCCAGTTTCAACCCGTGATTTACTGAAAAAACTTTACCAGTATTTAGTCCCGCAGGAAGTTCGCCATCGCCTTGGCGAATATTACACACCCGATTGGTTGGCGGAATTATTGTTAAATGAAGTTGGCTATGACGGCAATACACTCAAAAGATTTTTAGACCCGGCTTGCGGATCTGGCACTTTTTTGGTTTTGGCAATTCAGAGAGCGATTAGACATGGTAGAGAAGAAGAGGGTATACCCGATCTAGAAATTGTAAAAAGAATTATTACTAACATTTGGGGATTTGATTTGAATCCTTTAGCGGTTATTGCCGCCCGCACTAATTATCTTTTTGCTTTGGGCGATTTAGTAAATGAACTCCCGCGAGTGGAAATCCCGATTTATCTTACTGATTCAATTTTAACTCCCACGAGAACAACCGGAAATCTTTTTGGCGAATTTTTGGAAGTCTCCACTTCAGTTGGTAAATTCCAAGTCCCAGCCGAATGGGTGCGAGATGGTGGATTTTTGCTGGCGCGTGCTGCATCACTTGTTGAAGAAATGGCAAAAAATCGGTATTCCATAGATGAAGCGATGGCAAGATTTAAAAAAGAGGGTTTGGTTTTTTCAACCAATGAGGAAATAGTTAAAAATTTCTACAATCAGATTTTAGAACTTGAAAAGCAAAACAAAAATGGCATCTGGGCAAGATTTCTGAAAAACACATTTGCGCCGATGGTCGCTGGCAAATTTGATTATGTGGTTGGCAATCCGCCGTGGATTAGATGGGAATATCTATCAAGAGAATATAGAGAGGCCACTAAAAATTTATGGGATTTATATGGCCTCTCAATTATAAAAGAATCGAAAGATATTCTTAGTAAAGGCAAAAAAGATTTTTCAATGCTCTTTACATATGCTTCTGCTGATTACTACCTGAAAGACGGGGCAAAATTAGGTTTTCTTATAACTCAGGAGGTTTTCAAATCTAAAGGAGCTGGTGAGGGGTTTAGACGGTTTCAATTAGGAGATAGAGAATATCTCAAAGTATTAAAAGCTCACGATTTAGTTTCTATTCAGCCATTTGAAGGCGCAATGAATAAAACGGCCGCTATTATCCTTAAAAAAGGCGAGAAAACAGAATACCCCCTTCCTTATGTTCTTTGGTCCAAGAAAAAAGGTACTGGGAAAATCGCCACAGATAGATTATTGGATGAAGTTTCGAAATTAGTTTATAGAAAGAGAATGTTAGCAAAGCCGATTAGTTCAGAAGTTAGTGCCTGGCAAAATTTTGAGACAGAAGGTGATTTTTCTAAAATTAGCGGCTCAAACTACTATAGAGCAAAGATTGGGGCAAGAACAGAGCCATACAGCATATTTTGGTTAAAGATTACAACTCTCACCAATGATAAAAATCTATTGGTTAAAAATATTATAGAAGGGAGAAGAAAGAAGCAAATAGATGAAAAAGAGGCAAAAATTGAGAGTAGGTTTATCTATCCATCATTCAGAGGAGCTGATGTAAACAGATGGTCTAGTCAGTTAACGATATATACTTTAGTACTTAATGATCCCGCAAACCCCAATAGACCCTTTCCAGAAAACAATATGAAATTAGAATATCCATTAACATATAGTTATTTGGTGCATTTCAAAGCTGACCTTTTAGAACGAGAGGCTTATAAAAAATTTCATCAAAAAGCAGGCAGACCTTTCTATACACAATTTAATATCTCGAAAGATACCTTTATGAACTATAAGGTGGTATGGAAAAGAATGAGCAATGATATTTTTGCCTGCGTGTTATCTCAAATAAAAACTCCATTTGGTTTTAAAATGGCAATCCCATTAGATACAACTTCATTTTTCCCCACCAACAACGAATCCGAAGCCCACTATCTTTGCGCCATTATCAACTCAAATCCAGTCCGCGATTTCATTAAGTCGTTTTCTTCCGCTGGTCGGGGGTTTGGCACGCCTTCGGTAATGGAGCATGTCGGCATTCCAAAATTTGACCCCAAAAATCCACTTCACCAAAAACTTTCTGAAATTTCCAAGAAATGCCATCGACTCAAAGCCGAAGGCAAGGAAAGAGAAGTTGAAAAATTAGAAAAAGAAAATGATGAATTGGTCAAAAAACTTTTTAAAATAAAATGA